The Desulfovibrio sp. G11 region TAAAAAGGCACTGTCCGGCGATCGCGCGCGCACTGGATTCTATGTGCGCCATATCAGGGTACACGGCCTTGCCCAGCGACACTCCCACGGGCGGCAGCGCGTCGCTGCTGGAAAACACCGTGCCGCCCTGCCGCAGATAGGGCAGGCCACGCAGGGTTTCCAAAGGTTCAAAGCCCAGCATGACGTCAGCCTCGCCAAGGTCCAGTTTGGGCGAACGCCAGCCGCCCAGCAGCATGACAGATTCCACCACGCCGCCGCGCTGGGCCATGCCGTGCACTTCGCCCGCCACCACATCCAGCCCGGC contains the following coding sequences:
- a CDS encoding indolepyruvate oxidoreductase subunit beta, with the protein product MTMQNKQKRMRVYFTGVGGQGTLTATTLLARTALEAGLDVVAGEVHGMAQRGGVVESVMLLGGWRSPKLDLGEADVMLGFEPLETLRGLPYLRQGGTVFSSSDALPPVGVSLGKAVYPDMAHIESSARAIAGQCLFIPCRELGRQAGSVQSGNTVLLSAVCASGVLPFGVDALEAAIKKFLPPKLQEVNLKALELGRQVLKG